Genomic segment of Tomitella fengzijianii:
GACAGGTCGCGGCCGGTGATGCCCAGGTCCAGCTCGCCCGAGCCCACATAGGTGGCGATGTCCTTGGGGCGCAGGAAGAAGAACTCGACCTCGTGCGCATCATCGAGCACGGTGAGGTCCTTGCTGTCGCTGCGGCGGCGGTAGCCGGCCTCGGCGAGCATGGCGGCGGCCGATTCGGACAGCGCCCCCTTGTTGGGTACGGCGACCCTGAGCATGTGCGGTTCCTTTGCGGTCGGATGGATGAGCGACGGTGCGGACCGCGGGCGTGGCCCGCGGCTCACAGATGCCGGTAGACGTCCTCCGGCGAGAGCCCGCGCGCGATCATCATCACCTGCACCCAGTACAGCAACTGCGAGATCTCGCCGGCGAGTTCGTCATCCGTCTCGTGCTCGCCGGCGATCCACACCTCGCCGGCCTCCTCGATCACCTTCTTGCCGATGTGATGGACGCCGGCGTCGAGGGCGGCCACAGTGCCGCTGCCCTCGGGGCGTTCCGCGGCGCGTTGGGAAAGCTCGGCGAACAGGGAGTCGAAGGTCTTCACGGAAAGTCATCTTCCCACACGTCCGGGTGACGCCGGCGGGGCGTCACCCGGACGGGACCGCGGCCACGCGGTGTCCGTGTGCGCACGAGGCGCGGCGCACACGGACGGGAGCCGCGCATTCTCAGGTGTTGAAGTACTTGGCCTCCGGGTGATGCAGGACGAACGCGTCGGTGGACTGCTCCGGATGCAACTGCATCTCCTCCGAGAGCTCCACCCCGATCCGCTCGGGCTCCAGCAGCGCGACCAGCTTGCGCCGGTCCTCGAGCTCGGGGCAGGCGCCGTAACCGAACGCGTAGCGGGCGCCGCGGTACCCGAGCTTGAAGAACTCCTCGATGGCCGCCGGATCGTCGTCCGCCAACGACCAGGTGCCGTCCACCGTGAGCTCGGAGCGGATGCGGCGGTGCCAGTACTCGGCCAGCGCCTCGGTGAGCTGGACGCCCAGCCCGTGCACCTCCATGTAGTCGCGGTAGTGGTTCTCCGCGAACAGTCGGTTGGCGAAGTCGGCGATGGGCTGGCCCATCGTCACCAGCTGGAAGGGCAGCACGTCCACCTGCCCGGTCTCCCGGGCCTGCTCGCGGGAGCGGATGAAGTCCGCGACGCACAGGAAACGTCCCCGCTCCTGACGCGGGTAGGTGAACGAGTAGCGCACGGGGGCGTCGGGTTCGGGGGACTCGAGCACGTGCA
This window contains:
- a CDS encoding phosphoribosyl-ATP diphosphatase; the protein is MKTFDSLFAELSQRAAERPEGSGTVAALDAGVHHIGKKVIEEAGEVWIAGEHETDDELAGEISQLLYWVQVMMIARGLSPEDVYRHL